In the genome of Luteitalea sp., one region contains:
- a CDS encoding tetratricopeptide repeat protein: MPLPYLRVIALLVAVGSQAVGARQPLPVPELSLEAYPPEARRAIEPAYREAVANPEDAGAVGRLAMTLHAWEQWDRAAAAYARAAALAPKTFDWPYLAAVVAARTKRSAEAVPWLETALTLRPDYLPARLKLAEALLETAQREKSARHFEALAREPEAAAPAEYGLGRVAAEDGRTEAAVAHYRRACSLFPEFGAAHYALAMAYRDLDRRDEARGELELHHKYGTRWPGLDDPLLAGVHALKVDSRSQAQRGLELAKAGRLEEAVQAHEAALAANPELVQAHANLISLYGRLKEWQKAEAHYRAIVDAGRESDEAHYNYGVLLGLQKRYAEAAEAYRKAIEVNPQRASAHNNLGQLLEQDGRVDEALDAYQRAVREAPTFRLARFNLGRMFIGSRRFDEAIAALSKLTTPVDAETPQYLFALATAYVHAGQREVGLEWATKAKQLAESHGQTALAAAIERELAGLR, from the coding sequence GTGCCCCTTCCGTACCTTCGGGTGATCGCGCTGCTCGTGGCCGTGGGATCGCAGGCCGTCGGCGCACGGCAGCCGCTGCCTGTGCCGGAGCTCTCCCTCGAGGCCTATCCGCCCGAGGCCAGGCGCGCCATCGAGCCGGCGTATCGTGAGGCGGTCGCCAACCCAGAGGATGCGGGAGCCGTGGGCCGTTTGGCGATGACGCTGCATGCGTGGGAGCAGTGGGACCGAGCCGCCGCAGCCTACGCGCGCGCCGCTGCCCTCGCACCCAAGACGTTCGACTGGCCCTATCTCGCAGCTGTTGTTGCCGCGCGCACCAAGCGCTCTGCCGAAGCCGTCCCCTGGCTCGAGACGGCACTGACGCTGCGTCCCGATTACCTGCCTGCTCGCCTCAAGCTGGCCGAAGCGCTGCTCGAAACGGCGCAGCGCGAGAAGAGCGCTCGGCACTTCGAAGCGCTCGCACGCGAGCCCGAAGCCGCCGCGCCGGCAGAGTACGGCCTCGGACGAGTCGCTGCAGAGGATGGCCGCACCGAGGCCGCCGTCGCGCATTATCGCCGCGCCTGCAGCCTCTTTCCGGAGTTCGGTGCCGCCCACTACGCGCTCGCCATGGCGTATCGCGACCTGGATCGGCGAGACGAAGCGCGCGGTGAGCTCGAGCTGCATCACAAGTACGGTACGCGCTGGCCCGGCCTAGACGATCCGCTGCTCGCCGGTGTCCACGCGCTCAAGGTCGACTCGCGATCGCAGGCGCAGCGAGGCCTCGAGTTGGCCAAAGCGGGACGTCTCGAGGAAGCCGTGCAGGCGCACGAAGCCGCCCTGGCAGCAAATCCCGAGCTCGTTCAGGCCCACGCCAACTTGATCTCACTCTACGGCCGGTTGAAAGAATGGCAGAAGGCCGAGGCACACTACCGGGCCATCGTCGACGCCGGCCGGGAGTCGGACGAGGCGCACTACAACTATGGGGTACTCCTCGGACTGCAGAAGCGCTACGCCGAAGCCGCGGAGGCCTATCGCAAGGCGATCGAGGTCAACCCGCAGCGCGCATCGGCGCACAACAATCTCGGCCAGCTACTCGAGCAAGACGGCCGTGTGGACGAGGCGTTGGACGCCTACCAGCGTGCGGTCCGCGAGGCACCGACGTTCCGCCTGGCGCGGTTCAATCTCGGGCGGATGTTCATTGGCTCGCGCCGGTTCGACGAGGCAATCGCCGCGCTGTCCAAGCTGACGACGCCGGTGGATGCCGAGACGCCGCAATACCTGTTCGCACTGGCCACGGCGTACGTACACGCGGGTCAGCGCGAGGTTGGCCTCGAATGGGCGACAAAGGCCAAGCAGCTCGCCGAGTCGCACGGCCAAACGGCGCTGGCCGCAGCCATCGAGCGCGAGCTGGCGGGCCTCCGATGA
- a CDS encoding M20/M25/M40 family metallo-hydrolase, with translation MTIDRIFPVKCGGQQSLTEMFPDMHTHSSSRLVHRLALRSVIFVGLVIAVALTKGASTAGQEARDTWLEPYRPAVQRLIDTSLGSPFAWRRLATLTDTFGPRLSGSDNLEKAIRWAESEMKRDGLTNVRLQRVQVPRWVRGRESLEIVEPVPSSLAMLGLGGSVATAADGVEAELLVVSSFEDLRSRVPQARGKIVLFNAPFTSYSETVTYRTNGAAEAARVGAVAALVRSVGGMGLRTPHTGMMTYVEDVPQIPAAAVSAEDAERLARLQARGRPVVLRLRMEAQMQPDAESANVIGEIPGRERPNEIVLVGGHIDSWDVGTGASDDGVGCIVTWEALRLMKALDLRPRRTVRVVLFTNEENGLRGALAYRDAYAAEAGQHVLALESDSGVFAPLRLGYTGPDRGLQTLSEIATLLTRLGVDRVGAGGGGADISPIARAGNVPMMSLGGDPSRYFTIHHTQADTIERITPGEVSRAAAAIAVVTYLVADMPQRFAAYPATN, from the coding sequence GTGACCATTGATAGAATCTTCCCAGTCAAGTGCGGCGGTCAGCAAAGCCTGACGGAGATGTTTCCGGATATGCACACTCACTCCTCCTCTCGCCTCGTCCATCGGTTGGCCCTCCGCTCGGTGATCTTCGTGGGGCTCGTCATCGCGGTCGCGCTGACGAAGGGCGCCTCGACGGCCGGCCAGGAAGCACGCGACACGTGGCTCGAGCCGTATCGGCCGGCGGTCCAACGCCTCATCGACACATCGCTCGGGTCACCGTTTGCATGGCGCCGCCTGGCGACGCTGACCGATACGTTCGGTCCACGCCTCTCGGGCAGCGACAACCTCGAAAAGGCCATACGCTGGGCGGAGTCCGAAATGAAGCGCGACGGTCTCACCAACGTCCGCCTCCAACGCGTGCAGGTGCCGCGCTGGGTGCGCGGTCGCGAGAGCCTGGAGATCGTCGAGCCGGTGCCCTCCTCGCTCGCGATGCTTGGCCTCGGCGGCAGCGTGGCGACAGCGGCTGACGGCGTCGAGGCAGAGCTGCTGGTTGTCAGCAGCTTCGAGGACTTGCGCAGCCGCGTGCCGCAGGCACGCGGCAAGATCGTGCTCTTCAACGCACCGTTCACGAGCTACAGCGAGACCGTGACGTACCGCACGAACGGCGCGGCGGAGGCGGCGCGCGTCGGCGCTGTCGCAGCGTTGGTTCGCTCGGTCGGTGGCATGGGGCTCCGAACGCCGCACACCGGCATGATGACCTACGTCGAGGATGTGCCGCAGATTCCCGCGGCCGCTGTCAGCGCGGAAGACGCCGAGCGGCTCGCGCGGCTACAGGCACGCGGTCGGCCGGTGGTGCTCCGCTTGCGAATGGAGGCACAAATGCAGCCGGACGCGGAATCCGCCAATGTGATTGGTGAGATCCCGGGACGCGAGCGGCCGAACGAAATCGTGCTCGTCGGCGGCCACATCGACTCGTGGGACGTCGGCACCGGCGCGTCGGACGATGGGGTGGGCTGCATTGTCACGTGGGAGGCGCTGCGGCTGATGAAGGCGCTGGACCTTCGCCCCCGCCGGACCGTCCGCGTTGTGTTGTTCACCAACGAGGAGAACGGGCTGCGCGGCGCCCTGGCGTATCGAGACGCGTATGCCGCCGAGGCAGGGCAACACGTGCTAGCGCTCGAGAGCGACTCCGGCGTGTTCGCGCCACTCCGTCTCGGTTACACCGGACCGGATCGCGGGCTGCAGACGTTGAGCGAGATCGCGACCTTGCTCACACGGCTCGGTGTCGATCGAGTCGGCGCTGGGGGCGGTGGAGCCGATATCAGCCCCATTGCCCGCGCCGGCAACGTGCCCATGATGTCGCTCGGCGGCGATCCGTCGCGCTACTTCACCATCCACCACACGCAGGCCGACACGATCGAGCGCATCACACCGGGGGAGGTCTCACGCGCCGCAGCCGCGATTGCCGTGGTGACCTATCTCGTTGCGGACATGCCGCAGCGTTTCGCGGCGTATCCGGCGACGAATTAA
- a CDS encoding peptidase S10, translated as MPAQQRGAAAQLASKEVKSETGERKELAKASELSPPVETRHRARIGGVDVAYTATTGMLALEDDAGEPKANIFFTAYTRDDVDDVSRRPLTFSFNGGPGSSSVWLHLGLLGPKRVFMPDDPTQAAPPGQLVENASSVLDVTDLVFIDPVSTGYSRPAAGEDAGQFHGVREDVESVGDFIRLYLTRAQRWSSPKFLIGESYGTTRAAGLSDYLQDRHGIHLSGIMLVSSILNFQTARFDEGNDLPYLLFLPTYTATAWYHKKLAPELQADLGKTLDEVREFAMGEYARALLAGNTLNDTARQEVAQQVARLTGLSAAFVEQANLRVEISRFRKELLRDARVTVGRLDSRYTGRDEDAAGEHTAYDPSMVAISGPYTAALNAYVRRELKYENDAVYEILTDKVRPWKPEEPGRYTNVAPALRSAMAQNPHLRVLVANGYYDLATPFFATEYTFNHLAYDGDYRQRVSMTYYEAGHMMYIHGPSLEQLKGNLARFITGASRAPVPTSEGGK; from the coding sequence ATGCCGGCGCAACAGCGCGGAGCGGCGGCCCAGCTGGCCAGCAAGGAGGTCAAGTCAGAAACTGGAGAGAGGAAGGAGCTGGCGAAGGCATCCGAGCTGTCGCCGCCGGTCGAGACACGACATCGTGCACGCATCGGCGGCGTCGACGTCGCATATACGGCAACAACCGGGATGCTGGCGCTCGAGGATGACGCCGGAGAGCCGAAGGCGAACATCTTCTTCACTGCGTACACGCGGGACGATGTCGACGATGTGTCACGGCGGCCGCTCACGTTCTCGTTCAACGGCGGGCCTGGCTCCTCGTCGGTCTGGTTGCATCTCGGTTTGCTCGGACCGAAGCGCGTCTTCATGCCTGACGATCCGACCCAGGCCGCGCCGCCCGGCCAACTCGTCGAGAATGCATCGTCGGTTCTGGACGTGACGGATCTGGTCTTCATCGACCCGGTGTCCACCGGCTATAGCCGGCCGGCGGCGGGTGAAGATGCCGGACAGTTCCACGGCGTCCGTGAGGATGTCGAGTCGGTCGGCGACTTCATCCGGCTCTACCTCACCCGCGCCCAGCGCTGGAGCTCACCGAAGTTTCTCATCGGCGAAAGCTACGGCACCACACGCGCCGCGGGGCTGTCGGACTATCTGCAGGATCGCCACGGTATCCATCTGAGCGGCATCATGCTCGTCTCGTCGATCTTGAACTTCCAGACTGCCAGATTCGACGAGGGCAACGATCTGCCGTATTTGCTGTTCCTGCCGACATATACCGCAACGGCGTGGTACCACAAGAAGCTGGCGCCCGAGCTCCAAGCAGATCTTGGGAAGACGCTGGATGAGGTGCGTGAATTCGCGATGGGTGAGTACGCACGAGCGCTGCTCGCCGGCAACACGCTCAACGACACCGCGCGGCAGGAAGTGGCGCAGCAGGTCGCTCGCCTGACGGGCCTCTCGGCGGCGTTCGTCGAGCAGGCCAACCTGCGCGTCGAGATCTCTCGGTTCAGGAAGGAGCTGTTGCGCGACGCGCGCGTGACGGTTGGCCGCCTCGACAGCCGATATACCGGCCGCGACGAGGATGCAGCGGGCGAGCACACCGCATACGACCCCAGCATGGTCGCCATCTCTGGACCGTACACCGCGGCGCTGAACGCGTACGTCCGTCGAGAGCTGAAGTACGAGAACGACGCTGTCTACGAGATTCTCACCGACAAGGTGCGCCCCTGGAAGCCCGAGGAGCCAGGCAGGTACACGAACGTCGCGCCGGCCCTGCGGTCAGCGATGGCCCAGAACCCGCACCTGCGCGTCCTGGTAGCCAACGGCTACTACGATCTCGCAACGCCGTTCTTCGCGACGGAGTACACCTTCAACCATCTCGCGTATGACGGAGACTACCGTCAACGTGTCAGCATGACGTACTACGAGGCCGGGCACATGATGTACATCCACGGCCCGTCGCTCGAACAATTGAAGGGAAACCTGGCGCGCTTCATCACCGGTGCAAGCCGTGCACCGGTGCCCACGTCGGAGGGAGGGAAGTAA
- a CDS encoding aminotransferase class V-fold PLP-dependent enzyme produces the protein MKLPIYLDYHATTPVDQRVLEAMQPYFVEIFGNPSSSSHVFGWQASAAVEQARRQVTDGLDAEPEEIIFTSGATESNNLAIRGVARFCRERGRHIITAAAEHKSVLNTCLALEEDGFRVTVLPVDVEGRVSLDAVREALAQDTILVTIMHANNEIGAVQDIAPIGALCRDRGVLFHTDATQSIGKLPFSVRHLNVDLLSLSGHKLYGPKGAGALFIRRSVDCAPLITGGGHEGGLRSGTLNVPGIVGLAKAVEVATESMREEEARTREWRDDLWRALRESMSTVLVNGPDPLERGELRLPNNLNISVPGAEGEALVAALDQVAVSTSSACTSASGEGSHVLKAIGREAEGMTHLRFGLGRPTTREEIDYTIGCIRALAGTRA, from the coding sequence ATGAAGCTTCCGATCTACCTGGACTATCACGCCACGACTCCCGTCGACCAACGTGTCCTGGAGGCGATGCAACCCTATTTCGTCGAGATCTTTGGCAACCCCTCCAGCAGCAGCCACGTCTTTGGTTGGCAGGCGAGCGCCGCGGTCGAACAGGCCAGGCGTCAGGTGACGGACGGCCTGGATGCGGAGCCCGAGGAGATCATCTTTACCTCTGGGGCCACCGAGTCGAACAATCTGGCGATTCGGGGTGTGGCGCGCTTCTGCCGTGAGCGCGGACGGCACATCATCACGGCGGCGGCAGAGCACAAGTCCGTGCTCAACACCTGTCTGGCCCTCGAGGAGGATGGGTTTCGCGTCACGGTGCTACCCGTAGATGTCGAGGGGCGTGTGTCGCTGGATGCCGTGCGTGAAGCGCTGGCCCAAGACACGATCCTCGTCACCATCATGCACGCGAACAACGAGATCGGCGCCGTCCAAGACATCGCGCCGATTGGGGCGCTTTGTCGTGACCGTGGCGTCCTGTTCCACACCGACGCGACACAATCAATCGGTAAGCTGCCGTTCTCTGTCCGGCATCTGAACGTGGATCTCCTGTCATTGTCCGGTCACAAGCTCTACGGACCGAAAGGAGCCGGCGCGCTCTTCATTCGTCGCTCTGTCGATTGCGCGCCGCTCATCACCGGTGGCGGCCATGAGGGCGGCTTGCGGAGTGGCACGTTGAATGTGCCAGGCATCGTGGGCCTGGCCAAGGCGGTTGAAGTTGCCACAGAGTCCATGAGGGAGGAAGAGGCGCGAACGCGCGAGTGGCGGGACGACCTGTGGCGTGCGCTCCGCGAGTCGATGTCGACCGTGCTGGTCAACGGACCGGATCCACTGGAGAGAGGGGAGCTCAGGCTCCCGAACAACCTGAACATCAGCGTTCCCGGCGCGGAGGGTGAGGCATTGGTTGCGGCGCTCGACCAGGTCGCTGTTTCGACGAGCTCCGCTTGCACCAGTGCGTCTGGTGAGGGCTCTCACGTGCTCAAGGCAATCGGACGCGAAGCCGAGGGCATGACGCATTTGCGTTTCGGCCTCGGTCGGCCGACGACCCGCGAGGAGATCGACTACACGATTGGCTGCATCCGTGCGTTGGCCGGCACCCGTGCATAG
- a CDS encoding DUF1080 domain-containing protein yields MAQSQGGEKSGQSAPEKAKKGSESVAKKASKATAGAIRKGVDATKKGVKTGAAAASGVVTGTKKGAREGWTGVAAAGGAPALNTLSPEEGDAGWELLFNGKDLTGFRGFKSASATTSWKVADGAISYVGDGTDLVTEQEFSNFELVFEWKLAPGGNSGVMYQVTEEGDETYWSGPEYQILDNVRHPDAKQGSNGNRTAGACYDLYPPSTDASKPAGEWNWSKIVVNGDHVEHWLNGQKVVEYERDSADWNQRLEASKFTEWPMFAVASTGHIVFQDHESDVWYRNIKVHELN; encoded by the coding sequence ATGGCGCAGTCGCAGGGCGGTGAGAAGTCAGGCCAAAGCGCTCCCGAAAAGGCGAAGAAAGGGAGTGAGTCAGTGGCCAAAAAAGCGAGCAAGGCGACCGCGGGGGCGATAAGGAAGGGCGTTGATGCAACGAAGAAGGGCGTCAAGACAGGCGCGGCTGCTGCAAGCGGAGTGGTGACAGGAACGAAGAAAGGTGCCAGGGAGGGCTGGACCGGAGTCGCGGCCGCCGGTGGCGCGCCTGCGCTCAACACGCTCAGTCCCGAAGAAGGGGACGCGGGCTGGGAGCTGCTCTTCAATGGGAAGGATCTGACAGGCTTCCGCGGGTTCAAGTCGGCGTCAGCGACCACGAGCTGGAAGGTGGCAGACGGCGCGATCAGTTACGTGGGAGATGGCACGGACCTGGTGACGGAGCAGGAGTTCAGCAACTTCGAGCTCGTGTTCGAGTGGAAGCTTGCGCCTGGCGGGAATAGCGGCGTGATGTATCAAGTGACGGAGGAGGGAGACGAGACGTATTGGAGCGGTCCCGAGTACCAGATCCTCGACAACGTCCGTCACCCCGACGCCAAGCAGGGGTCGAATGGCAATCGCACTGCTGGCGCCTGTTACGACCTCTACCCCCCGTCAACGGATGCGTCGAAGCCAGCAGGAGAGTGGAACTGGTCGAAGATCGTCGTCAATGGTGACCATGTGGAACATTGGCTGAACGGTCAAAAGGTGGTCGAGTACGAGCGTGACAGCGCGGATTGGAACCAGCGCCTCGAGGCGAGTAAGTTCACGGAGTGGCCGATGTTCGCCGTGGCGAGCACGGGACACATCGTGTTCCAGGATCACGAGAGCGACGTGTGGTATCGCAACATCAAGGTTCACGAATTGAATTGA
- a CDS encoding gfo/Idh/MocA family oxidoreductase, with the protein MSEHDSFSRRDFLKSATAAAVGTSLATTASLAGAYAAGSDEIRIGVIGCGGRGTGAAGDALRGAEGVRLVAMGDAFADRLDQSRKMLAKKFGETASVADDHCFVGLDAYQKVLASDINYVILATPPGFRPLHLEAAIAAGKHVFTEKPVAVDGPGIRKVLALADQAAQKQLAVAAGTQRRHQHGYIETMKRIHDGAIGDVVAARCYWNQGFLWNRERQPDWTDVEWQVRNWLYFTWLSGDHIVEQHVHNIDVVNWAMQGHPVAAVALAGRQARTAPEFGNIYDHFAVDFEYQNGVHALSMCRQIDDCANRIAEALVGTKGTCDTDPNRYEIKGAQAWTGTKDPISPYVQEHTDLIESIRKGTPLNELKQVAESTLTAIMGRMAGYSGQLVTWEQALDAQQSLVPETLELGPMPTPAVAMPGQYDLS; encoded by the coding sequence ATGAGCGAGCACGACTCCTTTTCGCGTCGCGATTTCCTCAAGAGCGCGACCGCAGCGGCCGTGGGGACCAGCCTCGCCACGACGGCCAGCCTGGCCGGTGCGTACGCCGCAGGATCCGACGAGATTCGTATCGGAGTCATAGGTTGCGGCGGCCGCGGCACGGGTGCTGCGGGTGACGCGCTCCGTGGTGCGGAGGGGGTTCGGCTCGTGGCCATGGGTGATGCGTTTGCCGACCGTCTCGACCAATCCCGCAAGATGCTGGCGAAGAAATTCGGCGAGACCGCGAGCGTCGCGGACGATCACTGCTTCGTCGGTCTCGATGCTTACCAGAAGGTGCTCGCGAGCGACATCAACTACGTCATCCTCGCTACACCTCCCGGCTTTCGACCGCTCCATCTCGAAGCGGCCATCGCGGCGGGCAAGCACGTGTTCACGGAAAAGCCGGTGGCGGTCGACGGGCCTGGCATTCGCAAGGTGCTGGCGCTTGCGGACCAAGCGGCACAGAAGCAACTGGCGGTTGCCGCCGGTACGCAGCGGCGCCACCAACATGGCTATATCGAGACGATGAAGCGGATCCATGACGGTGCCATCGGCGACGTCGTCGCCGCGCGGTGCTACTGGAACCAGGGCTTTCTCTGGAACCGGGAGCGGCAGCCAGACTGGACCGACGTCGAGTGGCAGGTGCGTAATTGGCTCTACTTCACCTGGCTCTCCGGCGATCACATCGTCGAGCAACATGTGCACAACATCGATGTGGTGAACTGGGCAATGCAGGGGCATCCGGTAGCTGCCGTCGCACTGGCGGGCAGGCAAGCCCGCACCGCGCCGGAGTTCGGCAACATCTATGACCACTTCGCGGTGGACTTCGAGTACCAAAACGGTGTCCACGCGCTGAGCATGTGCCGGCAGATCGACGACTGTGCCAACCGCATCGCCGAGGCCCTCGTCGGCACCAAAGGGACCTGCGATACGGATCCGAACCGGTACGAGATCAAAGGGGCACAGGCCTGGACTGGGACCAAGGATCCCATCAGCCCGTACGTGCAGGAGCACACGGATCTCATCGAGAGCATTCGTAAAGGAACACCGCTCAACGAGCTCAAACAGGTGGCCGAGTCAACGCTGACCGCGATCATGGGCCGGATGGCCGGGTACAGCGGCCAGCTCGTGACCTGGGAGCAGGCGCTCGATGCGCAGCAGTCGCTGGTGCCTGAGACGTTGGAGCTGGGGCCGATGCCCACGCCGGCGGTCGCGATGCCAGGCCAGTACGACCTTTCTTGA
- a CDS encoding SUMF1/EgtB/PvdO family nonheme iron enzyme — translation MLNPQCRRLVKRTQIVASALAAVLATPMATLLAAPSAPTQGAADTFKAGTTYIEKIPETSVSFEMVAIPGGKLTMGSAATSLGAGEPGRREDEGPQVQVELAPFWISKHEVTWDEFDEYAFAQGAKGLRTVDSGAGDTDAISRPSRPYGDEARGFAKGQQPAIAMTHHAAMEYCRWLSEVTGKAYRLATEAEWEYAARAGDTSAAPKGLGEHAWFEENANGRPQPVGDKAPNAWQLHDMLGNVAEWVLDQYDAERYEELSVLPQPLERPVLVPDDRRYPHVVRGGSYLDGAEEVRYAARLASSEEWSASDPQQPQSIWWHPDESFVGLRIVRAAEEQPELRAIRSKVTKDSM, via the coding sequence ATGCTCAACCCGCAGTGTAGACGCTTGGTGAAACGGACGCAGATCGTTGCCAGCGCCCTGGCAGCGGTGCTCGCCACACCAATGGCAACGCTGCTCGCCGCGCCGAGCGCGCCAACCCAAGGAGCGGCAGACACCTTCAAGGCGGGCACTACCTACATCGAGAAGATTCCCGAGACGAGCGTGAGCTTCGAGATGGTCGCCATCCCTGGCGGCAAGCTCACGATGGGCAGTGCCGCGACTTCGCTCGGGGCAGGCGAGCCGGGCCGCCGTGAAGACGAGGGGCCGCAGGTGCAGGTGGAGCTCGCGCCGTTCTGGATCAGCAAGCATGAGGTGACGTGGGACGAGTTCGACGAGTACGCCTTTGCGCAGGGCGCCAAGGGCCTGCGGACGGTCGATTCCGGTGCGGGTGATACGGATGCAATCAGCCGGCCGTCTCGCCCGTACGGAGATGAAGCGCGGGGCTTTGCCAAGGGGCAGCAGCCGGCCATCGCCATGACTCACCACGCCGCCATGGAATACTGCCGCTGGCTCTCGGAGGTGACCGGGAAGGCGTATCGCTTGGCGACCGAGGCCGAGTGGGAGTACGCTGCTCGGGCTGGGGATACGAGCGCGGCGCCGAAGGGGTTGGGCGAGCACGCGTGGTTCGAGGAGAACGCCAACGGCCGGCCGCAGCCCGTGGGTGACAAGGCGCCAAATGCCTGGCAACTCCACGACATGCTGGGCAACGTCGCCGAGTGGGTCCTCGATCAGTACGATGCCGAGCGATACGAAGAGCTGTCCGTGCTGCCGCAGCCGCTCGAGCGCCCGGTCTTGGTACCGGACGACCGGCGCTATCCGCACGTGGTGCGCGGCGGGTCGTATCTGGATGGCGCCGAGGAGGTACGTTACGCGGCGCGCCTCGCATCGAGCGAGGAGTGGAGCGCAAGTGATCCGCAGCAGCCGCAGAGCATTTGGTGGCATCCAGACGAGTCGTTCGTCGGCCTGCGCATCGTTCGCGCAGCCGAAGAGCAGCCGGAGCTGCGTGCTATTCGGTCGAAGGTGACCAAAGACAGCATGTGA